The following are encoded in a window of Fusarium falciforme chromosome 11, complete sequence genomic DNA:
- a CDS encoding Metalloendopeptidase → MKAHALLVLALAPMPLLAELNAYEILMFYDMYRSDYEQNGANCKIAKGCKDCDFEQFILHLDRLNIVDSVSGHFSDLKNPTMDEIGGWETGEEYVYDAKRLLGGLWRSEDTESRPGHPTVIERLVDRMSEVRKDGEPSRLAQITEAMEVAHLSRRSSQANDLLSFVDGRLTSARLGKAKTHSIPFFQGGEFEEFDSVATIESVQRTKRTAMLKEIVAIAKDINSGDVSSSSLKKRGLDWERENQLVKRAFGEGMTVMSLQRGLDTMRMPVRRKC, encoded by the coding sequence ATGAAGGCCCACGCCCTCCTGGTGCTGGCTCTGGCGCCGATGCCGTTGCTTGCTGAGCTCAATGCCTACGAGATCCTCATGTTCTACGACATGTACCGGTCTGACTACGAACAGAACGGAGCAAATTGCAAAATTGCAAAGGGCTGCAAGGACTGCGACTTTGAACAGTTTattctccatctcgaccgTCTCAACATCGTTGACTCCGTCTCCGGCCATTTCAGCGACTTGAAGAACCCGACCATGGACGAGATCGGGGGCTGGGAGACAGGGGAGGAATATGTTTACGATGCCAAAAGGCTCCTCGGCGGCCTCTGGCGCAGCGAGGACACCGAGTCGAGGCCCGGTCATCCCACCGTCATCGAGCGCCTCGTCGACCGCATGTCTGAAGTGCGCAAGGACGGCGAGCCCAGCCGCCTGGCGCAGATCACCGAGGCCATGGAGGTTGCGCACCTCAGTCGGCGCAGCTCCCAAGCCAACGACCTACTCAGTTTCGTCGACGGCCGGCTTACCAGCGCGCGGctgggcaaggccaagacgcaCTCCATACCTTTTTTCCAGGGGGGTGAGTTTGAAGAGTTTGACTCTGTGGCCACCATCGAGTCAGTGCAGAGGACCAAGAGAACGGCGatgctcaaggagattgtGGCCATTGCCAAGGACATAAACAGCGGTGATGTGAGCTCGTCTTCTTTGAAGAAGAGGGGCCTGGACTGGGAAAGAGAGAACCAGCTCGTTAAGCGGGCCTTTGGCGAAGGCATGACCGTCATGTCGCTGCAGAGGGGTCTGGACACGATGAGAATGCCGGTCAGGCGTAAATGCTAG